In Quercus robur chromosome 11, dhQueRobu3.1, whole genome shotgun sequence, the following proteins share a genomic window:
- the LOC126705629 gene encoding LOW QUALITY PROTEIN: uncharacterized protein LOC126705629 (The sequence of the model RefSeq protein was modified relative to this genomic sequence to represent the inferred CDS: deleted 1 base in 1 codon): MDSFDDILGEPAANRAQAGAKFRPKAKPRPRKETPASVHPTISSSTEEDTAILPITNVGTLESIQPADVDNKLNNEFGSSIANSAENITKNNEGSFSGVPNLDDTTKLILVNPSSQVVATSEDVVSIDALPKEVAVTDINGDWHFSFRQSETEADSVGLDVDPSADISPEPVTLTSAGSDLKTSVQALDIADDRLRDPFTLSFSTPEIVGTKVPSKECSISDDLHSEAAILDGNGKLHPNNKKLAEEVDSLGLDLDPFEDNLHGHVTNKSRGGGKFKPKAKIRPRNETSTSLPSAPSNATEEKPVTLSSTSLETEQYAQPVAEIKLTNEDGLSAVTLEIVGTREPSKDNECSFPDKRMSESIKSSSQLVMGEDVGSRDALQSEVAMCDSNSVWHSSIGMLSSEVDCMGFELEPFGDNEGEGSLFHAETSTLLASNNKDMEENFGIPACSSVDSSALRVCDAAEPHTCSDPHMAPDPVTCREDAFSNQYGDFQIENGRLEAEFQEAGTFSGMETLDFMSEANIASGRQTGKFRPKPKMKTGKEKHSTAISHPQAESVLHLQGPQLVTSETGYMASVPAFPADCVQDDSMRFGEFIPSDPASVIMMNEELRNLAESSHSDGPILGDILHSEDVPEIPVEVNAKIGKGEASTASNLPQKQKQSATAGEENDGGKSSRKLRKRVAFQLTDEQDDGANDDFSAEPPSNSSIDEDEDENNNDEYKVESKSQKKRAPRKSKKPEAENGKPVRKRKKANEAADQSTEKPPKKFSHSTRRNRRCVDKALLETPEDEIDPQRLPIKDLILLAEHKERLASKEAAALKTPSTNLSSSNSFHEEDPYNGEEAFASEQGRGSDDDEPNYEVPISDRLINYQSYMDKTPRTRWSKQDTELFYEAVRQFGTDFSMIQQLFPGRTRHQVKLKFKKEERQYPFRLSEALASRSKDHSHFQLVIERLQQASQAEQHSNREDSVGVTGEEDVEGLETETNEAAKPEEDEEVVIKDQEVDFAEVHSPCEVLMQVMMALMTGYN; the protein is encoded by the exons ATGGATTCTTTTGACGATATTCTTGGCGAACCAGCCGCCAACCGTG CTCAGGCTGGTGCTAAGTTTAGACCAAAAGCTAAACCACGGCCTAGAAAAGAAACACCTGCCTCGGTTCATCCGACAATCAGTAGCAGTACAGAAGAAGACACTGCTATACTACCCATTACCAATGTGGGCACATTGGAATCCATTCAGCCTGCTGATGTGGATAATAAATTGAATAATGAATTTGGTTCATCTATAGCTAATTCAGCAGAAAATATCACAAAGAACAATGAGGGTTCATTTTCAGGAGTTCCAAACTTAGATGATACCACAAAATTGATATTAGTGAACCCTTCATCACAAGTTGTTGCAACCAGTGAGGATGTGGTCTCCATTGATGCGCTACCTAAGGAGGTTGCAGTGACTGATATCAATGGTGACTGGCACTTTAGCTTTAGGCAATCGGAAACTGAG GCAGACTCTGTGGGGTTGGATGTAGACCCTTCTGCTGACATATCTCCTGAGCCTGTTACACTTACCTCTGCTGGCTCAGATTTGAAAACATCTGTTCAGGCTCTTGATATTGCAGATGATAGACTGAGGGATCCATTTACCTTATCCTTCTCTACCCCTGAGATTGTTGGGACTAAGGTGCCAAGCAAAGAGTGTTCAATTTCCGATGATCTGCATTCAGAGGCTGCCATTTTGGATGGAAATGGCAAATTACATCCTAACAACAAGAAGTTGGCCGAAGAG GTTGATTCCTTGGGATTGGATTTGGACCCATTTGAAGATAATCTTCATGGTCATGTCACAAATAAAT CTAGGGGTGGTGGCAAGTTTAAACCCAAGGCTAAAATCCGCCCCAGAAATGAAACCTCTACTTCACTCCCATCAGCTCCTTCAAATGCTACAGAGGAGAAACCTGTTACGCTAAGTTCCACAAGCTTAGAAACAGAACAATATGCTCAGCCTgttgcagaaattaaattgacaaatGAGGATGGTCTATCTGCGGTTACCTTAGAGATTGTGGGCACTAGGGAGCCATCAAAAGACAACGAATGTTCATTTCCTGACAAGAGAATGTCGGAATCAATCAAGTCTTCATCCCAACTTGTGATGGGAGAGGATGTTGGCAGTAGAGATGCGCTGCAGTCAGAGGTTGCAATGTGTGATAGCAACAGTGTTTGGCATTCTAGCATCGGAATGTTGTCATCAGAG GTAGATTGCATGGGGTTTGAATTAGAGCCTTTTGGTGATAATGAAGGGGAAGGTTCTCTTTTTCATGCAGAAACATCTACTCTTCTTGCTTCCAATAATAAGGACATGGAGGAAAATTTTGGTATTCCTGCTTGTAGTTCTGTTGACTCTTCAGCACTCAGGGTTTGTGATGCTGCAGAGCCTCATACTTGCTCTGATCCTCATATGGCCCCAGACCCAGTAACCTGCAGGGAAGATGCTTTTTCTAACCAGTATGGAGATTTTCAGATTGAAAATGGAAGGTTGGAAGCAGAG TTTCAGGAAGCTGGAACCTTTTCTGGCATGGAAACCCTAGATTTTATGTCTGAGGCCAACATTGCATCTG gACGGCAAACTGGCAAGTTTCGACCCAAGCCCAAGAtgaaaactggaaaagaaaaacatagcACTGCCATCTCTCACCCACAAGCTGAGTCTGTTTTGCATTTGCAAGGTCCTCAGTTGGTTACTTCTGAAACTGGGTACATGGCTTCAGTTCCTGCCTTCCCAGCTGACTGTGTACAGGATGACTCCATGAGGTTCGGTGAATTTATTCCCTCAGATCCAGCCTCTGTCATTATGATGAATGAAGAATTGAGAAACCTTGCAGAATCTTCTCACTCAGATGGCCCTATTTTGGGGGATATTCTGCATTCTGAGGATGTTCCTGAAATTCCTGTAGAAGTG AATGCTAAGATTGGAAAGGGGGAAGCTTCTACAGCATCAAATCTTCCTCAGAAACAGAAACAATCTGCTACAGCTGGTGAAGAGAATGATGGTGGCAAATCATCAAGGAAGCTGAGAAAGCGAGTAGCTTTTCAACTTACTGATGAGCAGGATGATGGGGCTAATGATGATTTTTCTGCTGAACCTCCCAGTAATTCTAGtatagatgaagatgaagatgaaaacAACAATGATGAATATAAAGTGGAAAGTAAATCCCAGAAGAAAAGAGCTCCAAGAAAGTCAAAGAAACCTGAGGCTGAAAATGGAAAACCTGTACGAAAGCGTAAGAAGGCCAATGAAGCAGCAGATCAGTCAACTGAGAAACCTCCCAAAAAATTTTCTCATTCCACTCGTCGAAACAGAAGATGTG tgGACAAAGCTTTGCTTGAAACCCCGGAGGATGAGATTGACCCTCAAAGGTTGCCTATAAAGGATCTTATTCTGCTTGCAGAGCATAAAGAGCGATTAGCG AGCAAAGAGGCAGCAGCATTAAAAACACCCTCAACAAATTTAAG TTCTTCTAATTCATTTCATGAGGAAGACCCTTATAATGGAGAAGAGGCCTTTGCTTCAGAACAAGGCAGAGGTTCTGATGATGATGAACCAAATTATGAGGTTCCAATAAGTGACCGTCTGATTAATTACCAATCATACATGGACAAAACACCTAGAACAAGATGGTCAAAACAAGACACAGAATTGTTCTATGAG GCTGTACGTCAGTTTGGGACAGAT TTTTCTATGATACAACAACTTTTTCCCGGCCGAACACGTCATCAAGTAAAGTTGAAATTTAAGAAGGAAGAGCGTCAATATCCATTTCGGCTTTCGGAAGCGTTGGCCAGTCGTTCTAAAG ATCATTCCCATTTCCAATTGGTGATTGAGCGGCTACAACAAGCTTCTCAGGCTGAGCAGCACTCTAACAGAGAGGACTCAGTTGGCGTGACAGGGGAGGAGGATGTGGAGGGATTGGAAACTGAAACTAAT GAGGCAGCAAAACCTGAGGAGGATGAGGAAGTAGTTATTAAAGACCAGGAAGTAGATTTTGCAGAAGTTCATAGTCCCTGTGAAGTCCTTATGCAAGTGATGATGGCCCTGATGACTGGATATAATTGA